The segment AAATTCCCTTAACAAGTAATATTCTCCTTACATTCGGGTAATTTTAACAGACACTTGTTTGTTCAAATCCGCATCCCAAACGCGTTGAATTTCGAATGTTCCTGGTTCAAAGAACATATTGAACCTTTCTTTGAACCAATCTTGCATAGGTAAGTTTAATGCTTCATCAATCGGCACCCAAAGCAATTCACCTTCTGGTGGATTTTCAAGGAGTTCTCCTTCGAATGTATTGGTCCAATAGTTAAAAACCATGTATCGTACATTTTCTTTTGGATTAACATATTCATCCAAACCTTTATAGATTAAATTTGAAACGGTTAAACCTGTCTCTTCCTTGACTTCTCTAATAGCCCCTTCTACGATACTTTCTGGAAATTCCACTTTTCCCCCTGGTGCTAAATATCCCGGAAAACCGAAATGGTTAGGTCGTTTAATTAATAAAACTTTATCTTCGTTTTGAATCATACACATCGTATAAATTCTATGTTCTACACTTTTCCAATCAACTGACATGATGTAGATTCTCCTTTCTAATTTATTTAAAATCTGAACGTTTTTAATAATCATATACTGTTTTCTTATTGAAACAACTCACCCGTTAGTCGCCTATGCCCCATTCATGTCACCACATTTTAAAAAAATTA is part of the [Flavobacterium] thermophilum genome and harbors:
- the mutX_2 gene encoding 8-oxo-dGTP diphosphatase; the encoded protein is MSVDWKSVEHRIYTMCMIQNEDKVLLIKRPNHFGFPGYLAPGGKVEFPESIVEGAIREVKEETGLTVSNLIYKGLDEYVNPKENVRYMVFNYWTNTFEGELLENPPEGELLWVPIDEALNLPMQDWFKERFNMFFEPGTFEIQRVWDADLNKQVSVKITRM